Proteins from a single region of Drosophila biarmipes strain raj3 chromosome 3R, RU_DBia_V1.1, whole genome shotgun sequence:
- the LOC108032122 gene encoding protein tipE yields MRSGSSELLLEQQQQELRLRKIRELAPKKKNGNRRFRSWRERARFYGTSTLAFFSVTAGASLLFLVPLYVDPAISTLSHDFIEKPTLCTTTRREDLVGIFNCSWSSCREGCTSDLYRCVHIYVTFVEQNITIPENMTDYSNFTSDMEQSGEATLLVNIKGCGYPPSVTCKNFNGYYGIEGAIFPCFYSRKNKTVVLTSYNHDDQVAMIIHFFAVPFVITVISSIALCIMHCDCRCKKDRSHRRNRPQCRRPRIENLSDTSISTRVDMLTPAIEVYKPPL; encoded by the coding sequence ATGAGGAGTGGCAGTTCGGAATTACTACtcgagcagcaacaacaagagctACGGTTACGTAAAATCCGAGAACTGGCtccgaaaaagaaaaatggcAATCGGCGCTTTCGTTCGTGGCGGGAACGTGCGCGTTTCTATGGCACCTCGACACTGGCCTTCTTCTCGGTGACCGCCGGCGCCTCGCTGCTCTTCCTCGTACCGCTCTACGTCGATCCGGCCATATCGACGCTGAGCCACGACTTCATCGAGAAGCCCACACTGTGCACGACCACGCGCCGCGAGGATCTCGTCGGTATCTTCAATTGCTCGTGGAGCTCGTGCCGCGAGGGCTGCACCTCCGATCTGTACCGCTGCGTCCACATCTATGTGACGTTCGTCGAGCAGAACATTACGATACCGGAGAACATGACCGACTACAGCAACTTCACGTCGGACATGGAGCAATCCGGCGAGGCCACCCTGCTGGTGAACATCAAGGGCTGCGGCTACCCGCCGTCGGTGACGTGCAAGAACTTCAACGGCTACTACGGCATCGAGGGCGCCATCTTCCCGTGCTTCTACTCGCGCAAGAACAAGACGGTGGTGCTGACGTCCTACAACCACGACGACCAGGTGGCCATGATCATCCACTTCTTCGCGGTGCCCTTTGTGATAACGGTCATCTCGTCCATCGCCCTCTGCATCATGCACTGCGACTGCCGCTGCAAGAAGGATCGCAGCCACCGCCGCAACCGGCCGCAGTGCCGAAGGCCGCGCATCGAGAACCTCAG
- the LOC108031324 gene encoding toll-like receptor 8 isoform X2, protein MKAVLLLVFLIIPILPTLCNPDALINVCNCSILYGEGMIADCSTNSGFDIKCLARLPCLEDLNLSGNRLAEVPKELNSTGFDCIRRLDLSHNSISHLPSWKFDSMPLLQSLNLSHNQISTLPEDACRIRSVDLSYNNLTDMSNLLGIFKTKARIVGNPIRCACNSTIARRFYAKPTFSNLESIDCTGPGSDLAKPLAMQCNQDYNEGQSSSNWEHQIYLFMFLLIFITGIAMVCKYKSTIRG, encoded by the exons ATGAAG gCTGTCCTGCTCTTGGTATTCCTGATTATCCCGATATTACCAACATTATGCAATCCAGATGCACTAATAAATGTATGCAACTGCAGTATTTTGTATGGAGAAGGGATGATCGCAGATTGCAGCACCAATTCCGGCTTTGACATCAAGTGCTTGGCTCGGCTGCCCTGTCTCGAAGACTTGAATCTGTCCGGGAATAGGCTTGCGGAAGTGCCCAAAGAACTCAATTCGACGGGATTCGATTGCATTCGCCGCCTGGACCTCTCGCACAACAGTATTTCCCATCTGCCCAGCTGGAAGTTCGACTCAATGCCCCTCCTGCAGAGTCTGAATTTGAGCCACAACCAGATCTCCACACTTCCCGAGGACGCGTGCCGCATACGATCCGTCGATCTAAGCTACAACAACCTGACCGATATGTCCAACCTGCTCGGCATTTTCAAAACCAAGGCGAGGATCGTGGGCAACCCGATTCGGTGTGCCTGCAATTCGACCATCGCCAGGAGATTCTACGCCAAG CCAACTTTCTCCAACCTGGAGTCCATCGACTGCACCGGGCCAGGCTCTGACCTGGCCAAGCCTCTGGCCATGCAGTGCAACCAGGATTACAACGAAGGACAGTCCTCATCGAACTGGGAACACCAAATTTATCTCTTCATGTTTCTACTCATTTTTATTACGGGCATCGCTATGGTTTGCAAGTATAAGTCTACAATAAGAGGGTGA
- the LOC108031324 gene encoding toll-like receptor 8 isoform X3: MAVLLLVFLIIPILPTLCNPDALINVCNCSILYGEGMIADCSTNSGFDIKCLARLPCLEDLNLSGNRLAEVPKELNSTGFDCIRRLDLSHNSISHLPSWKFDSMPLLQSLNLSHNQISTLPEDACRIRSVDLSYNNLTDMSNLLGIFKTKARIVGNPIRCACNSTIARRFYAKPTFSNLESIDCTGPGSDLAKPLAMQCNQDYNEGQSSSNWEHQIYLFMFLLIFITGIAMVCKYKSTIRG; encoded by the exons atg gCTGTCCTGCTCTTGGTATTCCTGATTATCCCGATATTACCAACATTATGCAATCCAGATGCACTAATAAATGTATGCAACTGCAGTATTTTGTATGGAGAAGGGATGATCGCAGATTGCAGCACCAATTCCGGCTTTGACATCAAGTGCTTGGCTCGGCTGCCCTGTCTCGAAGACTTGAATCTGTCCGGGAATAGGCTTGCGGAAGTGCCCAAAGAACTCAATTCGACGGGATTCGATTGCATTCGCCGCCTGGACCTCTCGCACAACAGTATTTCCCATCTGCCCAGCTGGAAGTTCGACTCAATGCCCCTCCTGCAGAGTCTGAATTTGAGCCACAACCAGATCTCCACACTTCCCGAGGACGCGTGCCGCATACGATCCGTCGATCTAAGCTACAACAACCTGACCGATATGTCCAACCTGCTCGGCATTTTCAAAACCAAGGCGAGGATCGTGGGCAACCCGATTCGGTGTGCCTGCAATTCGACCATCGCCAGGAGATTCTACGCCAAG CCAACTTTCTCCAACCTGGAGTCCATCGACTGCACCGGGCCAGGCTCTGACCTGGCCAAGCCTCTGGCCATGCAGTGCAACCAGGATTACAACGAAGGACAGTCCTCATCGAACTGGGAACACCAAATTTATCTCTTCATGTTTCTACTCATTTTTATTACGGGCATCGCTATGGTTTGCAAGTATAAGTCTACAATAAGAGGGTGA
- the LOC108031324 gene encoding toll-like receptor 8 isoform X1 translates to MSLDTKTVELPEQSEDGCTFSLNPIKAVLLLVFLIIPILPTLCNPDALINVCNCSILYGEGMIADCSTNSGFDIKCLARLPCLEDLNLSGNRLAEVPKELNSTGFDCIRRLDLSHNSISHLPSWKFDSMPLLQSLNLSHNQISTLPEDACRIRSVDLSYNNLTDMSNLLGIFKTKARIVGNPIRCACNSTIARRFYAKPTFSNLESIDCTGPGSDLAKPLAMQCNQDYNEGQSSSNWEHQIYLFMFLLIFITGIAMVCKYKSTIRG, encoded by the exons ATGAGCTTAGATACCAAAACTGTAGAACTACCAGAGCAGAGTGAAGACGGTTGTACATTTAGCCTCAACCCGATCAAG gCTGTCCTGCTCTTGGTATTCCTGATTATCCCGATATTACCAACATTATGCAATCCAGATGCACTAATAAATGTATGCAACTGCAGTATTTTGTATGGAGAAGGGATGATCGCAGATTGCAGCACCAATTCCGGCTTTGACATCAAGTGCTTGGCTCGGCTGCCCTGTCTCGAAGACTTGAATCTGTCCGGGAATAGGCTTGCGGAAGTGCCCAAAGAACTCAATTCGACGGGATTCGATTGCATTCGCCGCCTGGACCTCTCGCACAACAGTATTTCCCATCTGCCCAGCTGGAAGTTCGACTCAATGCCCCTCCTGCAGAGTCTGAATTTGAGCCACAACCAGATCTCCACACTTCCCGAGGACGCGTGCCGCATACGATCCGTCGATCTAAGCTACAACAACCTGACCGATATGTCCAACCTGCTCGGCATTTTCAAAACCAAGGCGAGGATCGTGGGCAACCCGATTCGGTGTGCCTGCAATTCGACCATCGCCAGGAGATTCTACGCCAAG CCAACTTTCTCCAACCTGGAGTCCATCGACTGCACCGGGCCAGGCTCTGACCTGGCCAAGCCTCTGGCCATGCAGTGCAACCAGGATTACAACGAAGGACAGTCCTCATCGAACTGGGAACACCAAATTTATCTCTTCATGTTTCTACTCATTTTTATTACGGGCATCGCTATGGTTTGCAAGTATAAGTCTACAATAAGAGGGTGA
- the LOC108031324 gene encoding tsukushi isoform X4, whose translation MIADCSTNSGFDIKCLARLPCLEDLNLSGNRLAEVPKELNSTGFDCIRRLDLSHNSISHLPSWKFDSMPLLQSLNLSHNQISTLPEDACRIRSVDLSYNNLTDMSNLLGIFKTKARIVGNPIRCACNSTIARRFYAKPTFSNLESIDCTGPGSDLAKPLAMQCNQDYNEGQSSSNWEHQIYLFMFLLIFITGIAMVCKYKSTIRG comes from the exons ATGATCGCAGATTGCAGCACCAATTCCGGCTTTGACATCAAGTGCTTGGCTCGGCTGCCCTGTCTCGAAGACTTGAATCTGTCCGGGAATAGGCTTGCGGAAGTGCCCAAAGAACTCAATTCGACGGGATTCGATTGCATTCGCCGCCTGGACCTCTCGCACAACAGTATTTCCCATCTGCCCAGCTGGAAGTTCGACTCAATGCCCCTCCTGCAGAGTCTGAATTTGAGCCACAACCAGATCTCCACACTTCCCGAGGACGCGTGCCGCATACGATCCGTCGATCTAAGCTACAACAACCTGACCGATATGTCCAACCTGCTCGGCATTTTCAAAACCAAGGCGAGGATCGTGGGCAACCCGATTCGGTGTGCCTGCAATTCGACCATCGCCAGGAGATTCTACGCCAAG CCAACTTTCTCCAACCTGGAGTCCATCGACTGCACCGGGCCAGGCTCTGACCTGGCCAAGCCTCTGGCCATGCAGTGCAACCAGGATTACAACGAAGGACAGTCCTCATCGAACTGGGAACACCAAATTTATCTCTTCATGTTTCTACTCATTTTTATTACGGGCATCGCTATGGTTTGCAAGTATAAGTCTACAATAAGAGGGTGA
- the LOC108031060 gene encoding uncharacterized protein LOC108031060, which translates to MLRHKRNCHAIQTPSDAEHVKLKPHFHPPQWLLHRLTFSLELYHKNIIKKVPSAAKSLVFRLTKNVCQT; encoded by the coding sequence ATGCTTAGGCACAAACGCAACTGCCACGCCATTCAGACGCCCAGCGACGCCGAGCATGTGAAGTTAAAGCCGCACTTCCATCCGCCCCAGTGGCTCCTGCACCGCCTCACCTTCTCTCTGGAGCTGTACCACAAAAACATCATCAAGAAAGTGCCCAGTGCCGCCAAGTCCCTCGTCTTCAGGCTGACCAAGAACGTCTGCCAGACTTAA